The Tursiops truncatus isolate mTurTru1 chromosome 20, mTurTru1.mat.Y, whole genome shotgun sequence DNA window tattcctgCAATAGCTTTCTGTTTTGTGAGAAAATGTATGTTGAATAGGAAAGTAGTTGTctagttaatttcttctttttaaaaaggcactaaTTTGTTTCAGTTTACTGACAAGTATTTATATATGACACTTGATTCAAGGACTGCTTTGTGTTGTCACTGTTTGTTCTAGTACACAATCTCAGATTTTTTATTTGCACAGAATGGGAGCTCTGCCCAACCAGTGTCCTTTCAAGTCTGATCCTTTTTACCCCTCAAAAGATAACCTGATGTACCACAATCGGCATGAGTattctcttgctttcctttttcctttgttgaTGTTTACCTTTTTCTGAAATAATGTGGTTATGATTTGTTATTTAGGAAATGGATTTTTTATAAATTGGTAATAAATTGATAATAAAATtgatgcttttttcccccctctcatTTTAAGAggtaaccttaaaaaaaatgtaacctAGATCTTTGGAGCTGTGGAAATTTTAAGAATTGAATTTGATGACCAAGAGCAGTGACCTAGGGAATTATGCAAAAATTATCAATGCCTGGAGCTCGAGCTCACCCCATTCTAATTAAATCAGAAGGAAGGGGTGTGACTTAGGCACTGGTGAGTTAAattcttcaggtgattctgatttgCAGTCGGGATGAGAATCACTAACCTAGAAGGGAGGGTAAGATGGTGGTAAtacttggaaaaaatatataaaatcttttcttAAATGTCTAGCATATTGCCCAAAATAAATGCTCAGTAAGggatgagattttttaaatgtggtctGATCTTTAATTAAGTATGCCCTGTGTCAGTTTCAATGGACATTTGGAAAGTCTCTCAAAACAATTTTTGTAATATATTGAATTGATGACGGAAGTcttgacctaaatgtaagtcatTATTTTACTTGAACCCAGTTTCTTTAAAGGTTAAAGAATTACCTGAAGTATCCTGTTTTCCAAAttagaataaacacacacacacacacacacacacacacacgtctttcCTTTGCTTATGTCATATTGGATAATAAATATCCAATTGGTCCAATTGGTCATTTATTAGTCCACTTGGCATTCTCAAAGTCCAAAAAATAATCAGCCTTTGGATATTTGCTATAAATAATCCAATAAGCAATATTTATGGAGTAGAGTTATGTTACACTTAAACAGTAAGATACACTTTACATTTACACTCAGCCTTCTGTTGTGGCTATAAATCTCATCTGTTTCAGTTGAGCTCTATTTCTTATTGATCTTGACAGTGTATTctctaaaataataaagtgaatgAAAATGTACGTAGTCACTTTTATTCTAACAAGTCTTAATttattatacaaaatttaaagttttaattaaatatttagagTAGAAAACCACTTTCTTATGTGTGCCgtatataaagatgaaaacatcTAGCATAACATTAGCTGTGTTGATAGATGAGCTGGTATGGATTCTGTCACATTCAGCAAAGAAAGTACCACGTAACTACAGTTCAACTCTATGCATTAAGAATGTGACTTCTGTTAGATGTTAAAGCATATACTTGCCTCTAACGACACACTAAAACTCTTCAAATTTAATAACATTCGGACAAAGATCATTTAACTACTCTTGCTGAACAGGAAATATTTAATTGTCCCTTTCTACCTGTATTAGTCAGTTCCTTCAGCTTGTCTTTAAAACCTTCCTCAGATGcttggtggttttatttttgctttttaaaatagtgtcAGACACAGTTTAAGTAATTAAGTAAGCAGGCATACTTCTCCCCTTCTCACCTGCTTGATTCTAAATTGCACAGCCTGCCATGTTAAATTTTAGACCATCAGAACAACACCTTGGCATTAAATATCAAACTGACTTCATTTTTACTCCAGAAACTTTCTCATTGCTACTTTGCATTTTTCTTCACTAAAGCATATGTTAGTTGGTGAGTTTTTCAGTTccttcttcatcttttctttcccttgtagCTGTGAGCACTCCAGTAGATTGCATCATTAGGTTAGGCCCTGTGAGCTGTTTTGCTCTTTTCCAAGTGTCTGATTCAGCAGGCCATAGACCACTGCTTGCCAGAAAATCGCCATTGCTTCTAGGCTGACGCTTGCCTACTTGTTTTGATCGTCTGAGAGATGAGACTTTGTTTGCCAGAACCACAGttgatagaaataaaattgtacagataagaaaaagcACCACAATTATAATTAAGCAAACTAGCATAGCcattttgttgttggtttcctCGCAGACACCTTTTTTGAAAATTTCGCTGTGACTTTTGCTTGTGTTTTCAACGCTATGTACTGCTGGAGAACTGTTCCTGACAACGGAAGATATATAAAGCTCCAGTTCAGATTTAGGAGTTAAAGATGCCATGTGAGATGATGTTGCTATTTCAGGCATTTTTgtagaaataacttttttatCTACTTCAGGAGTTGTAGGGTTTgtgttaatgttttcattttggctTCTGCCCATCTTATTTTGAATATCTGGATCCAAGACAGTAGTATTATTAGCCCACAGATGGGTATAGTTTGCTTTTGTTccaggagacaaagaaaaaactgTTGTCATCAGAAAGGCAAGATGCAGGTAATGTCCTGTGTGTTCCATGTCCGTGAGTATACTGGTAATCTGTTGGGATAGCAAGAAAATTTGTTAACTTGTGAAAGAATAACGGTTCCTCGTTTCGGTAATTGTAGTTAAAAGATAGACAGCTGATAATGTTATAAATTAGCTGCAAGCTCATGCCTAACATTTGCTATCCTGTTTGAATTCCttctgaactgattttttttttctgttaggctacatataaagaaacaatttaatttctatt harbors:
- the EVI2A gene encoding protein EVI2A isoform X2, which translates into the protein MEHTGHYLHLAFLMTTVFSLSPGTKANYTHLWANNTTVLDPDIQNKMGRSQNENINTNPTTPEVDKKVISTKMPEIATSSHMASLTPKSELELYISSVVRNSSPAVHSVENTSKSHSEIFKKGVCEETNNKMAMLVCLIIIVVLFLICTILFLSTVVLANKVSSLRRSKQVGKRQPRSNGDFLASSGLWPAESDTWKRAKQLTGPNLMMQSTGVLTATRERKDEEGTEKLTN
- the EVI2A gene encoding protein EVI2A isoform X1: MITSILTDMEHTGHYLHLAFLMTTVFSLSPGTKANYTHLWANNTTVLDPDIQNKMGRSQNENINTNPTTPEVDKKVISTKMPEIATSSHMASLTPKSELELYISSVVRNSSPAVHSVENTSKSHSEIFKKGVCEETNNKMAMLVCLIIIVVLFLICTILFLSTVVLANKVSSLRRSKQVGKRQPRSNGDFLASSGLWPAESDTWKRAKQLTGPNLMMQSTGVLTATRERKDEEGTEKLTN